Proteins from one Candidatus Margulisiibacteriota bacterium genomic window:
- the glgP gene encoding alpha-glucan family phosphorylase, whose translation MVSRAKAAAANTFKERVYNMAQRRPRQNVAFFSMEYALANKFRIYSGGLGVLAGDWVKSAADIGAPVFPIGLLYRDGYFKQQIVDGRQRQERQSWDIERGTGLVDLQEAVSLQIAGQTITAKLWGMEIKGYGGEFVPLTLLDTRGVPNPHGFEEITSQLYAAGQWERLTQEMVLGIGGVRALELFGLPISYYHLNEGHAAFAIVEVLNRLGKALENITPEDFQGVKELFSFTTHTPVPAGFDRFEIGQITHAFSEQFLRTAVLALGKDPQNQSFINMALLAMRLSGVRNGVSQLHAQVSEEMFPEFRPIIGITNGIHHLTWTSENVQQVLDEHVPDWKKDPAQLSALMIKRDDPGVREALWSAHQANKARLINMVKRMVGVQMDPEVLTVGFARRFATYKRGNLLFTNEAELRRLADEHGGLQIIMSGKAHPADGPGKGIIAHVIEVGNRLMRETDGKIKFAFIPDYDMSKAAVLVSGADIWLNNPLRPYEASGTSGMKASINGVPNVSISDGWWAETRGGGWTIGDPALKPSDNDPQLYNADSASLYQTLGTVLQAYRNRGADPTFVNQMIEAIALNGSFFNTQRMTEQYVAEVWRPRISDPLLLPKQEERASLSLGDTFKLFGRTALAVAEAPTEAKIEELAATALLKALPGSWRVTRYDAHNESVRIARGWIGKRFGEIVYEERRSELGQSGFDHWKALAEFSGEVMADLLRTKEAQIIAYPEKDRRCYRDGKLSAPEPFILVPEIVNGEIRGAYKIDFRNGGLLVEESGQMLINSLLEIVGSAKAKRLEVDMAADFAEFDNEAAVINWALVLATAGGFVDMPRYAIETNRVAIFVPNEKGELVGAQAIGETSTSEHHRKLTDLSRNTYTAGVQQFLRKFDQGQSALNLAISGKPVGKNIVYGPIKVQDGFTMFNHLEFNGGFDTVRLRELREQIEQLLAVDGRKIENYLLLPVKGADGKLQAMVYVDNAFSGKPLNADKFMEIIDAAAQRIIELRAAAKAAAQ comes from the coding sequence ATGGTTTCCCGAGCAAAGGCGGCTGCCGCCAACACTTTTAAAGAAAGAGTTTATAACATGGCCCAAAGGCGGCCGCGGCAGAACGTCGCCTTTTTCAGCATGGAGTACGCCCTGGCGAACAAGTTCCGGATCTATTCCGGCGGACTGGGTGTCCTGGCCGGCGACTGGGTCAAATCGGCGGCCGATATCGGTGCCCCGGTTTTTCCGATCGGCCTGCTCTACCGCGACGGTTATTTCAAACAACAGATAGTTGACGGCCGCCAGCGGCAGGAAAGGCAATCGTGGGACATCGAACGGGGGACCGGGCTCGTTGACCTGCAAGAGGCGGTCTCGCTGCAGATCGCCGGGCAGACGATCACCGCCAAACTGTGGGGGATGGAGATCAAAGGTTACGGCGGGGAATTCGTGCCGCTGACCCTGCTCGATACGCGGGGAGTCCCGAACCCGCACGGTTTTGAAGAGATCACCAGCCAGCTGTACGCGGCCGGCCAGTGGGAAAGACTGACCCAGGAGATGGTTCTCGGGATCGGCGGCGTCCGCGCGCTGGAGCTTTTCGGCCTGCCGATCTCTTATTATCATTTAAATGAAGGCCATGCCGCGTTCGCTATTGTTGAGGTCCTGAACCGGCTGGGAAAAGCGCTGGAGAACATCACCCCGGAAGATTTCCAGGGGGTCAAGGAGCTTTTTTCCTTTACCACCCACACGCCGGTCCCGGCCGGCTTTGACCGGTTCGAGATCGGCCAGATCACCCACGCTTTCAGCGAGCAGTTTTTGCGGACAGCCGTCCTGGCGCTCGGCAAAGACCCGCAGAACCAGAGCTTTATCAACATGGCGCTCCTGGCGATGCGGCTTTCCGGCGTCCGGAACGGAGTTTCCCAGCTGCACGCGCAGGTTTCCGAAGAGATGTTTCCCGAGTTCCGGCCGATCATCGGGATCACCAACGGCATCCACCACCTGACCTGGACCTCGGAAAACGTCCAGCAAGTGCTGGACGAACACGTGCCGGACTGGAAAAAAGACCCGGCCCAGCTCAGCGCCCTGATGATCAAGCGCGATGACCCCGGAGTCCGGGAGGCGCTTTGGTCGGCGCATCAAGCGAACAAGGCCAGGCTGATCAACATGGTCAAAAGAATGGTCGGCGTCCAAATGGACCCCGAGGTCTTGACGGTCGGGTTCGCCCGCCGGTTCGCCACTTACAAACGCGGCAACCTCCTTTTTACCAACGAAGCGGAACTGCGGCGGCTGGCGGACGAGCACGGCGGCTTGCAGATCATCATGTCCGGTAAAGCCCATCCGGCCGACGGCCCGGGCAAGGGGATCATCGCGCACGTGATCGAGGTCGGCAACCGGCTGATGCGCGAGACCGACGGCAAGATCAAATTCGCTTTCATCCCCGATTACGACATGTCGAAGGCGGCGGTCCTGGTTTCCGGCGCCGATATCTGGCTCAATAACCCGCTCCGGCCTTACGAAGCGTCGGGCACCTCCGGGATGAAAGCGTCGATCAACGGCGTCCCCAACGTCAGCATCAGCGACGGCTGGTGGGCGGAGACGCGCGGCGGCGGCTGGACGATCGGCGATCCGGCGCTCAAACCGAGCGATAACGATCCGCAGCTTTATAATGCCGATTCCGCTTCGCTTTACCAGACGCTGGGAACGGTTTTGCAAGCTTACCGCAACCGCGGGGCGGACCCGACCTTCGTCAACCAGATGATCGAGGCGATCGCCCTGAACGGCAGCTTTTTCAACACGCAGCGGATGACCGAACAGTACGTGGCCGAGGTCTGGCGGCCGCGGATCAGCGATCCGCTCCTCCTGCCGAAACAAGAGGAGCGGGCAAGCCTGTCGCTCGGCGACACCTTCAAGCTGTTCGGGCGGACCGCGCTGGCGGTGGCGGAAGCGCCGACCGAAGCGAAGATTGAAGAACTGGCAGCCACGGCTTTGCTCAAGGCGCTCCCCGGCAGCTGGCGCGTTACCCGCTACGACGCGCACAACGAATCGGTCCGGATCGCCCGCGGCTGGATCGGCAAACGCTTTGGCGAGATCGTTTACGAAGAGCGCCGGAGCGAGCTGGGGCAGTCCGGTTTCGACCACTGGAAGGCGCTCGCCGAATTTTCCGGCGAAGTGATGGCCGACCTGCTTCGGACAAAAGAGGCGCAGATCATCGCCTATCCGGAGAAAGACCGGCGCTGCTACCGCGACGGCAAACTGTCGGCGCCCGAGCCGTTCATTTTGGTGCCGGAGATCGTCAACGGCGAGATCCGCGGCGCCTACAAGATCGATTTCCGCAACGGCGGCCTGCTGGTCGAAGAGAGCGGCCAGATGTTGATCAATTCACTGCTGGAGATCGTCGGCTCGGCCAAGGCGAAACGGCTCGAGGTCGACATGGCGGCCGATTTTGCCGAATTCGACAACGAGGCGGCGGTGATCAACTGGGCGCTGGTCCTGGCGACGGCCGGCGGCTTTGTCGACATGCCGCGCTACGCCATCGAGACGAACCGGGTGGCGATCTTTGTCCCCAACGAAAAAGGCGAACTGGTCGGCGCCCAGGCGATCGGCGAGACCAGCACGAGCGAACACCACCGGAAATTGACCGACCTGAGCCGTAACACCTACACCGCCGGCGTTCAGCAGTTCTTGCGCAAGTTCGACCAGGGCCAGAGCGCGCTCAATCTGGCGATCAGCGGCAAACCGGTCGGGAAGAACATCGTCTACGGCCCGATCAAGGTCCAGGACGGCTTTACCATGTTCAACCATCTGGAGTTCAACGGCGGGTTCGACACGGTCCGGCTGCGCGAACTGCGCGAACAGATCGAACAGCTCTTGGCCGTTGACGGCCGCAAGATCGAGAATTATCTCCTGCTGCCGGTCAAAGGGGCGGACGGCAAACTGCAGGCGATGGTCTACGTCGACAACGCTTTTTCCGGCAAACCGCTCAATGCCGACAAGTTCATGGAGATCATCGACGCGGCGGCCCAGCGGATCATCGAGCTCCGGGCGGCTGCTAAAGCCGCAGCGCAATAA
- the ilvD gene encoding dihydroxy-acid dehydratase, with translation MRSDALKKRAPILSLLHATGVSQSEMGKPFIGLASSFTDLVPGHVDMRGLERVIEKGIHSGGGVAFTFGLPAICDGIAMGHHGMHYSLPSRELIADEIETMAQAHQLDGLVLLTACDKITPGMLMAAARLNIPCIVVTAGPMLAGCYKMTRLDLVHDTFEAEAAYHQGKISKKELDNLTLNACPGAGACSGMFTANTMACATEALGMSLPYCGTSLAVSSKKKMIAYESGKQIVSLVKKNVTPRKIMNLNAFLNAIRLDMSLGGSTNAVLHLTAIASEAGFKLPVELFDKISKETPHIASIRPGGDHFMEDLDHAGGVPAALHTLGRMIVNNPTVSGLTIKQIAAAGEVFDKNIIRPLSNPYHKQGSLAILKGNLAPEGSVIKQTAVSAKMMKHVGPAKVFDSEDAAQRAINAGRIKHGDVVVIRYEGPKGGPGMREMLYPTSAIAGMGLSESVALITDGRFSGGTRGPCIGHVSPEAAEGGPIAAVKDGDIIEIDIPNRKLHVRLTNAEMTQRLAHWKEPKPKFTTGWLSRYQRLVTSASTGAVLK, from the coding sequence ATGAGAAGTGATGCGTTGAAAAAACGGGCCCCGATCCTCTCGCTCCTGCACGCGACCGGCGTCTCCCAATCGGAAATGGGCAAGCCGTTCATCGGTCTCGCCTCCAGCTTTACCGACCTGGTCCCCGGCCACGTTGACATGCGGGGGCTGGAGCGGGTGATCGAAAAAGGGATCCACTCCGGCGGCGGCGTCGCCTTTACCTTTGGCCTGCCCGCCATCTGCGACGGTATCGCCATGGGGCACCACGGGATGCACTATTCGCTCCCCTCTCGCGAACTGATCGCCGACGAGATCGAAACGATGGCCCAGGCGCACCAGCTGGACGGCCTGGTCCTGCTGACCGCCTGCGACAAGATCACCCCCGGGATGTTGATGGCGGCCGCGCGGCTGAACATCCCCTGCATCGTCGTCACCGCCGGCCCGATGCTGGCCGGCTGTTACAAGATGACCCGGCTCGACCTGGTCCACGACACTTTCGAGGCCGAGGCCGCTTACCATCAGGGGAAGATCAGCAAAAAAGAGCTTGATAACCTGACGCTGAACGCTTGTCCGGGCGCCGGCGCCTGTTCCGGCATGTTCACCGCCAACACCATGGCCTGCGCGACGGAAGCGCTGGGGATGTCTCTCCCCTACTGCGGCACTTCGCTCGCCGTCTCGTCGAAAAAGAAAATGATCGCCTACGAAAGCGGCAAGCAGATCGTCTCGCTGGTGAAGAAAAACGTCACGCCGCGCAAGATCATGAACCTGAACGCGTTCCTGAACGCTATCCGCCTCGACATGTCGCTCGGCGGGTCGACCAACGCCGTCCTCCACCTGACGGCGATCGCCAGCGAAGCCGGGTTCAAGCTGCCGGTCGAACTCTTCGACAAGATCAGCAAAGAAACGCCGCACATCGCCAGTATCCGCCCCGGCGGCGACCATTTTATGGAAGACCTGGACCATGCCGGCGGCGTGCCGGCGGCGCTCCACACGCTGGGCAGAATGATCGTCAACAATCCGACCGTCTCGGGCCTGACGATCAAACAGATCGCGGCCGCCGGAGAGGTCTTTGACAAGAACATTATCCGGCCTCTCTCCAATCCTTATCACAAACAGGGCAGCCTGGCGATCTTGAAGGGGAATCTGGCGCCGGAAGGTTCGGTTATCAAGCAAACGGCTGTTTCGGCCAAGATGATGAAACATGTCGGCCCGGCCAAGGTCTTTGATTCCGAGGATGCCGCCCAGCGGGCGATCAATGCCGGCCGGATCAAGCACGGCGATGTCGTTGTCATCCGCTACGAAGGGCCGAAAGGCGGCCCCGGCATGAGGGAAATGCTCTACCCGACCTCGGCGATCGCCGGGATGGGGTTATCCGAATCGGTCGCGTTAATAACTGACGGCCGGTTCTCGGGCGGAACGCGCGGGCCGTGTATCGGTCACGTCTCTCCCGAAGCGGCGGAGGGCGGTCCGATCGCGGCTGTTAAGGACGGCGACATCATTGAGATCGACATCCCGAACCGGAAACTGCACGTCCGGTTAACGAACGCCGAAATGACCCAACGGCTGGCGCACTGGAAAGAGCCGAAACCGAAATTCACCACCGGCTGGCTGTCCCGCTACCAGCGGCTGGTCACTTCCGCCTCGACCGGCGCGGTTTTGAAATAG
- the ilvB gene encoding biosynthetic-type acetolactate synthase large subunit: MELTGAQALLESLHREGVEIIFGYPGGVVLPLYDAMFADKRVKHILVRHEQGAAHAADGYARATGKVGVCLATSGPGATNLTTGIANAYMDSIPMIAITGQVATPLLGRDSFQEADVTGITMPISKHNYLIKKVEDLPRIIKEAFHIARTGRPGPVVVDIPKDVFTNKLDYQYPDKVDIPSYKPRTDGHPKQIALAVKAIQAAKKPIIYAGGGVISANAAKELKELAEKCNLPVTTTLMGIGAFPETHELSMGMLGMHGTAYANYAVTECDLLIGIGARFDDRVTGHIAKFAPNAKVIHIDIDPAEIGKNVRVDIPIVGDVKKVLQAILDKIGPKEKHQQWVEMIAEWKKKYPLSYKLDETIKPQYVIEQAHELAKDRDTIIVTEVGQNQMWAAMFYKYTKPRSWISSGGLGTMGFGLPAANGAQFGRPDALVIDFAGDGSIQMNIQELTTAVNNRLPIKIFVLNNCFLGMVRQWQELIYDRHYSHTNLCNNPDLVKIAEAYGAVGLRVTKPEEVRGAIEKAFAINDRPVLVDFVVAKEENVFPFVPPGQAINEMLID, from the coding sequence ATGGAGCTGACCGGCGCGCAAGCATTGCTCGAATCGCTCCACCGCGAAGGGGTGGAGATCATTTTTGGCTACCCCGGCGGGGTGGTCCTCCCCCTCTATGACGCGATGTTCGCCGACAAGCGGGTCAAACATATCCTGGTCCGGCACGAACAGGGCGCGGCCCACGCGGCGGACGGCTACGCCCGGGCAACCGGCAAGGTCGGCGTCTGCCTGGCCACTTCCGGTCCCGGCGCAACAAATTTAACTACCGGCATCGCCAACGCCTATATGGACTCGATCCCCATGATCGCGATCACCGGCCAGGTGGCAACCCCGCTCCTCGGCCGCGATTCGTTCCAGGAGGCCGACGTGACCGGCATCACCATGCCGATCTCCAAGCACAACTACCTGATCAAGAAGGTGGAGGACCTGCCGCGGATCATCAAAGAAGCGTTCCATATCGCCCGGACCGGCCGCCCCGGCCCGGTCGTCGTCGATATCCCCAAGGACGTCTTCACCAATAAGCTGGATTACCAGTATCCGGACAAAGTCGATATTCCGAGCTACAAGCCGCGGACCGACGGGCACCCGAAGCAGATCGCCCTGGCGGTCAAGGCCATTCAAGCCGCCAAAAAACCGATCATCTACGCCGGCGGCGGCGTCATTTCCGCCAACGCGGCCAAAGAGCTGAAGGAGCTGGCGGAAAAATGCAACCTGCCGGTGACCACCACCCTGATGGGGATCGGCGCGTTCCCGGAAACGCACGAACTGTCGATGGGGATGCTCGGTATGCACGGCACCGCTTACGCCAACTACGCGGTGACCGAATGCGATCTCCTGATCGGGATCGGCGCCCGCTTTGACGACCGGGTGACCGGCCACATCGCCAAGTTCGCCCCCAACGCGAAGGTGATCCATATCGACATCGACCCGGCCGAGATCGGCAAGAATGTCCGGGTGGACATCCCGATCGTCGGCGACGTCAAAAAAGTGCTGCAGGCGATCCTCGACAAGATCGGCCCCAAGGAAAAGCACCAGCAGTGGGTGGAAATGATCGCCGAGTGGAAAAAGAAATACCCCCTCTCCTATAAGCTGGACGAGACGATCAAGCCGCAGTACGTCATTGAGCAGGCGCACGAACTGGCCAAGGACCGCGACACGATCATCGTCACCGAGGTCGGCCAGAACCAGATGTGGGCGGCGATGTTCTATAAGTACACCAAACCGCGGAGCTGGATCTCGTCCGGCGGCCTCGGGACAATGGGTTTTGGCCTGCCGGCGGCGAACGGCGCCCAGTTCGGGCGGCCCGACGCGCTGGTGATCGACTTCGCCGGCGACGGCTCGATCCAGATGAACATCCAGGAGCTGACGACCGCGGTCAACAACCGGCTGCCGATCAAGATCTTTGTGTTGAACAATTGTTTCCTTGGCATGGTCCGGCAGTGGCAGGAGCTGATCTACGACCGGCACTATTCGCACACCAATCTTTGCAATAACCCGGACCTGGTCAAGATCGCGGAAGCCTACGGCGCGGTCGGCCTGCGCGTCACTAAGCCGGAAGAAGTGCGCGGGGCGATCGAAAAAGCCTTCGCCATTAACGACCGGCCGGTCCTGGTCGACTTTGTCGTCGCCAAGGAAGAGAACGTCTTCCCGTTCGTGCCGCCGGGGCAAGCCATTAACGAAATGTTGATCGACTAA
- the ilvN gene encoding acetolactate synthase small subunit, which translates to MKHTISVIVENKPGVLSRVSGLFSRRGFNIESLAVGMTEDPTMSRMTIVVEGDESDLEQITKQLYKLIDTLKVFDLPAEKSIQSELVLAKVAASEKTRPEITQIAEIFRAKIVDVAETSMTLELTGEESKVEGAIKLLTKFGIKELVRTGRIALQRGSAE; encoded by the coding sequence ATGAAACATACCATTAGCGTAATAGTGGAGAATAAGCCGGGGGTCCTCTCCCGGGTCAGCGGGCTCTTTTCCCGCCGCGGGTTCAACATCGAATCGCTGGCGGTCGGGATGACCGAGGATCCGACCATGTCGCGGATGACGATCGTCGTGGAAGGCGACGAGTCCGACCTCGAACAGATCACCAAGCAGCTCTATAAGCTGATCGACACCTTAAAAGTGTTCGACCTGCCGGCGGAGAAATCGATCCAGAGCGAGCTGGTGCTGGCAAAGGTCGCGGCCAGCGAAAAGACCCGGCCGGAGATCACCCAGATCGCCGAGATCTTCCGGGCCAAGATCGTCGACGTGGCGGAAACGTCGATGACGCTGGAATTGACCGGCGAAGAGAGCAAGGTTGAGGGAGCGATCAAGCTCCTGACAAAGTTCGGGATCAAGGAATTGGTCAGAACAGGGCGGATCGCCCTGCAGCGCGGCAGCGCGGAATAA
- the ilvC gene encoding ketol-acid reductoisomerase, producing MAKVYYDKDADLGLLKDKTVAVIGYGNQGTAQSQNLRDSGVKVIIAEVEGTPNWKAAQEAGFEVMDAKSAAKAGDIIQVLIPDELQGGVYKEALKKALKKGKTLMFSHGFNIHFKAIKPPKDVDVIMVAPKGPGAMVRNTYVDSAGVPCLIAVYQDASGKAKETALAYAKGIGGTRAGVFETTFKEEVETDLFGEQTVLCGGCTALIKAGFETLVEAGYQPEMAYFECCHELKLIVDLIYKQGLLGMRKAVSNTAEYGDLTVGPKIINEKVKKQMKKALGRIQNGAFAREFIKENKEGCKNFNALREKDKNHQIEKVGGELRGMMHWLKKGS from the coding sequence ATGGCTAAGGTTTATTACGACAAGGACGCGGATCTGGGGTTATTGAAGGACAAGACGGTAGCGGTGATCGGTTACGGGAACCAGGGAACGGCGCAATCCCAGAACTTGCGGGATAGCGGCGTCAAGGTGATCATTGCCGAGGTCGAAGGGACGCCGAACTGGAAAGCGGCGCAGGAAGCCGGATTCGAGGTCATGGATGCCAAGTCGGCCGCCAAGGCGGGCGACATCATCCAGGTTTTGATCCCGGACGAGCTTCAGGGCGGGGTTTACAAAGAAGCGCTGAAAAAAGCGCTAAAGAAAGGGAAAACGCTGATGTTTTCCCACGGCTTTAATATCCATTTCAAGGCGATCAAACCGCCCAAGGATGTCGATGTCATCATGGTCGCCCCCAAAGGTCCGGGCGCCATGGTCCGGAACACTTACGTTGACAGCGCCGGCGTCCCCTGCCTGATCGCCGTTTACCAAGATGCCAGCGGCAAAGCGAAGGAAACCGCCCTCGCCTACGCGAAAGGAATCGGCGGGACCCGCGCCGGCGTGTTCGAAACAACTTTTAAAGAAGAGGTCGAGACCGACCTGTTCGGCGAACAGACCGTCCTCTGCGGCGGCTGCACCGCGCTGATCAAAGCCGGGTTCGAAACACTGGTCGAAGCCGGTTACCAGCCGGAGATGGCCTACTTTGAATGCTGCCACGAGCTGAAGCTGATCGTCGACCTGATCTACAAACAGGGCTTGCTCGGGATGCGCAAAGCGGTCAGCAACACCGCCGAGTACGGCGACCTGACCGTCGGGCCCAAGATCATCAACGAGAAGGTCAAGAAGCAGATGAAGAAAGCGCTCGGCCGGATCCAGAACGGCGCCTTCGCCCGCGAGTTTATCAAAGAGAACAAGGAAGGCTGCAAGAACTTCAACGCCCTGCGCGAGAAAGACAAGAACCACCAGATCGAAAAGGTCGGCGGCGAGCTCCGCGGCATGATGCACTGGCTGAAGAAAGGGAGCTAA
- a CDS encoding DedA family protein, with protein MVTHLIDLIVVFVTGTVSAVGYLGVLVLMTFESACIPIPSEIIMPFSGFLVTTGKLNIWGVTLAGALGNLLGAVITYAIGFYGGRPFILKYGKYFFVKEKEVHHAEKFFAKWGDWSVFLSRNLPVIRTFISLPAGVAEMPFIKFAVFSFLGSLPWCFALTYLGFILGSNWMVIRQYGHYLDILAGIAIVALIVKIIWDYYHDNNGD; from the coding sequence TTGGTCACCCACCTAATTGACCTGATCGTTGTCTTTGTGACGGGGACCGTTTCAGCGGTCGGCTATCTCGGGGTCTTGGTCCTGATGACTTTCGAATCGGCCTGTATCCCGATCCCCTCCGAGATCATTATGCCGTTCTCCGGCTTCCTGGTAACGACCGGCAAATTAAACATCTGGGGGGTGACGCTGGCGGGAGCGCTCGGTAATTTGCTCGGCGCGGTCATCACCTACGCGATCGGCTTCTACGGCGGCCGCCCTTTCATCCTGAAATACGGCAAGTATTTCTTCGTCAAGGAAAAGGAAGTCCACCACGCCGAGAAGTTCTTTGCCAAATGGGGAGATTGGTCCGTTTTTCTCTCCCGCAACCTGCCGGTGATCCGGACCTTTATCTCCCTGCCGGCCGGCGTCGCCGAAATGCCGTTTATTAAATTTGCCGTCTTTTCTTTCCTCGGCTCGCTTCCCTGGTGTTTTGCCCTCACCTATCTTGGTTTTATCCTGGGTAGCAACTGGATGGTAATCAGACAGTACGGCCACTATCTCGATATCTTGGCCGGCATCGCGATCGTCGCGTTGATCGTCAAGATCATCTGGGATTATTATCACGATAACAATGGCGACTAA
- a CDS encoding 1-deoxy-D-xylulose-5-phosphate reductoisomerase: protein MATKPSEQKKGIAILGSTGSIGKQCLEVISIFPSRLRVSAIAAKDEVDLIVEQVKKFQPRIVSVLNEDIKAKVEAKLAGAKVELYHGAEGLLKVATAADAKTVVVAIPGSLALTAVLEAVKLKKDIALATKEVLVAAGELFMNEVKAAGVKVLPIDSEHSAIAQCLRGEDKKTVKKLILTASGGPFLKTPVEKLTQMTAKEALKHPTWKMGPKITIDSATLMNKGFEVIEAHFLFGIDYANIEVVIHPESIIHSMVEFVDGSVKAQLGAPDMRVPIQYALLEEERSSNHWGRLDLTKTPQLTFQKPDLVKFPCLAYAYEAGKAKGTLPAVLNAANEEAVNQFLAGKFTYDKIAVKIKAVLDQHQNKLNPGLGDLLEADELARAQLR, encoded by the coding sequence ATGGCGACTAAACCGTCGGAACAAAAGAAAGGGATCGCGATCCTCGGCTCAACCGGGTCGATCGGCAAACAGTGCCTGGAAGTCATCTCCATCTTCCCAAGCCGTCTCCGGGTCTCTGCCATCGCCGCTAAAGACGAAGTCGACCTGATCGTCGAACAGGTCAAAAAGTTCCAGCCGCGGATCGTCTCCGTTCTGAACGAGGACATTAAAGCTAAAGTCGAAGCTAAATTGGCCGGCGCCAAGGTCGAGCTTTACCACGGCGCCGAAGGCCTGTTGAAGGTCGCCACCGCCGCCGACGCTAAAACGGTCGTCGTTGCCATCCCCGGCTCGCTCGCCTTAACTGCCGTCCTGGAAGCCGTTAAGCTAAAGAAAGATATCGCCCTGGCGACCAAAGAAGTCCTGGTCGCCGCCGGCGAACTCTTCATGAACGAAGTGAAGGCGGCCGGCGTCAAGGTCCTGCCGATCGACTCCGAGCACAGCGCCATCGCCCAGTGCCTGCGCGGGGAAGACAAAAAGACGGTCAAGAAGCTGATCCTGACCGCTTCGGGCGGGCCCTTCCTCAAGACCCCGGTCGAAAAGCTGACGCAGATGACCGCCAAAGAAGCGCTTAAGCATCCGACCTGGAAGATGGGGCCGAAGATCACGATCGATTCCGCCACCTTAATGAACAAAGGGTTTGAAGTCATCGAAGCGCATTTCCTTTTTGGGATCGATTACGCCAACATCGAGGTCGTTATCCACCCGGAAAGTATCATTCATTCAATGGTCGAGTTCGTCGACGGTTCGGTCAAGGCGCAGCTCGGCGCCCCCGACATGCGGGTCCCGATCCAGTACGCCCTGCTCGAAGAAGAGCGGTCCTCCAACCACTGGGGCCGGCTCGACCTGACCAAAACCCCGCAACTGACCTTCCAGAAGCCCGACCTGGTCAAATTCCCCTGTCTCGCCTACGCGTATGAAGCCGGCAAGGCTAAGGGTACCCTTCCCGCCGTTCTCAACGCCGCCAACGAAGAAGCCGTTAACCAGTTCCTCGCCGGCAAGTTCACTTACGACAAGATCGCCGTCAAGATCAAAGCCGTTCTTGACCAGCACCAAAACAAGCTGAACCCCGGCCTCGGCGATCTCCTGGAAGCCGACGAACTTGCCCGTGCCCAGCTCCGGTGA